Genomic DNA from Mus musculus strain C57BL/6J chromosome 11, GRCm38.p6 C57BL/6J:
GCCCTAAACAGAACTTGAACACTAGGAGCCCTCCAAGACCATAtacccagtaacacacttcctccaacaaggacacaccttttccaataaggccacacctcctacgaGTGACACTTTCcgtgggccaaggatattcaaactaccacagtccCTAAACAAATGTCACATCTGACCTTCATACTTGCTCATCCAGTGCAGCTGAGATGGTTGTGCTCTTTGTGAGGTTAAGCAGAATTGCCTCTAACTGTGTAGATCCTTTTGTAAtgactctgtctgtcttccaGGAAAGGACTTCatctgggaaacagaggcagtgaTTGGAAAACAAACATCATTGTTGATCAGGACACAGACTATGCTGAACTGGTTCTGTTTATTGGAGAAATCACACTTGGAGAGAAAAATAGGAATTCAATGAAAGATATTCAACTGAGAAGAAAAGAAGCCAAAAGTATATTACAGGCTGTGTGCACCCTGCTGAATTCTGGAGGGGGCGTGGTCAAGGCTCacattaaaaatcaaaactacaGCTTCACCAGAGATGGAATGGGACTGGATTTGGTAAATTCCTTACCCGGTATCATGCACCTTCCTCATGACTATCTAGACTTCATGCAGCACAAAGACTACTTTTTCGTTTTTGTGAAACCATTGAAGCCGAATCAGAAAGGGCCGGGGATCACCACCTTGAAAACGAACTTGTACAGAAGAATCAACTCAATCTCAGATGAAGTGAAAGTAGCGaatgcagtgcagctcctcaaaTCCAGGACAGATCCCGAAGAGAAAGCAGAATCCAGACCAAGTTCACCTGGGAAAATCGTCTGTAATGAAACACTAAATGAATGTCTTTCCTTATTTAACAGAGACTGGCTTGCCTATGAGGAGACATTCTGTTTCACTAAATCCATACATGCTGAAGTAAAATTGACTCCTAAGGAAAAGATTTTTCCTAAGGAAAAGATTTTAGAGCTCCTCCCTCAAACTGTTTCTGCATTTGCAAACACTGATGGGGGATTTTTGTTCATTGGCTTGGATGGCAAAACGCAGCAAATTATTGGTTTTGAAGCAGAGAAGAGCAATCTCGTGCTTCTAGAGAGTGAAATAGAAAAGTGCATCCAACAGCTGCCTGTCACTCACTTCtgtggggagaaggagaagatcaaGTACACGTGCAAATTCATCGAAGTGCGCAAATCCGgagctgtgtgtgcatatgtgtgtgcgctCAGAGTGGAGAGGTTCTGCTGTGCAGTGTTCGCTGCAGAGCCCGAGTCCTGGCACGTGGAAGGTGGCTGTGTGAAGAGGTTTACCACAGAGGAATGGGTGAAGCGCCAGATGGATGCCACTGCAGGTAGAGGAACAGAGATTAATAATCAATTGCCATTGGGCTAAGGGGGTTGGAAGATTGCTTTCTGGGCTTGGGCAACCTGAAAACTCCTCACATGCCAACAGTTAATTTATCCATCTCTGGTTCCCTATCAAAAGTTTATTCATTGCTTTCAATAAAGCTGTGAACTTTATTGAAAAAGTTCAGGGGGAAATGCAGCCCTACTGTTTGCAGCAGAACAGTGAGAGTgttggcctggcctggcctcatgGCAGGCCCTTTTCCATCAGAGCTGAGCAGCACAGCCTTGCATGGACACTGAACTTCCTGTACACTGATCTTCATATATCCATGTCCAGTTCTTCTTGTTTGTCTTCAGACCATTTCTAGCTTGCTTGTCCCATTCTCTTGTACAATAGGGCTTCTGTAACTTACACTCAGGTACCCCTGTCCTGATCTCAGTTCTCTGATTTCATTCTGGTTTTAAGACACCGGAGCCTCATGTGAACTCACCCCAATGTGCTCTGCTCCCTGCTTTGCTCTGTGGAGCCTCCCCATTTCTCCATGCTTTTCTCCTGTTTCATCACCTGACTGTTCTGTCCTCAACATTAGTCTGTCCTTTGCTCCCCTGATTCTTCTCATCTGTGGAGTTCCCCAGAGCAAGCCTCTGAGACTGTGAGTGTTCAGCTGCTTCCATGGCTCCCTCTTTGGCAGTTTGAGTGTCCAAGTCCCAGTTCACCTGCCTCCTTCCCATTCATGAATCAGTGTTTGGTATCTTGTGTTCACCTTCTCCATTGGGTTGCAAAGTGTGGGATTTACAAACTGCTTGGTGATGTGTCACACATGACATTCTGGGcattttacttttataatttgttatgtttcttttcttgtctagTGATGCCTGGAAAGGTGATATGCTGTCCAGAAGCCCTCTATATGAAACCATTCTCACAACATGAAGGCTATGAGCACTTAGTCCGGACAGAATTGGGCTCCCTGCTTAAAGGAACACTGGTTATCTCCAAGAGCTGGGCTTTGGATCTGGGCTTGCAAGAGAAGCAGGAAGTTATCTGGGATGTGCTTCATATTTCCCAGGGCAGTCTCCTGACCCTGTATGTCTTTGTCCAGGGAGATGAGAACCTGGAAGGCAACAGCAGTCTTCTTGGGGAACTAGGCGCCGAGTTAAAGGGCTATTATAAACAAATTGCCCTAACATTAAAGCAGATGTTGTTAAACCATTGTGGTTACACTGCGGAAATAGGTATTATAGTAAAGATAACATACTTGGGTCATAAGACAATGTGTCTTTATGACACAAGCACAAAAATACGTTACCCCCAAAAATATTATCTGTCGGCCAAGGCAGTAAAGGACTTAGAAAAAGCTCTCGTTGAAATCTTAGGAAGTTATGAGTCTTTCTACAGTTTACCCAGGAGAAACTGGGATTCTTTTATGTCTGCATTTTTAAATGTGGGAAGTTATATAGTCCCTGTTTTGAGAAATGTATGAGAAATGTCTTAACTCATATTCGAATCTGACAAgacataaaaaaaacaaatggagTATGGCACAA
This window encodes:
- the Slfn3 gene encoding schlafen 3 produces the protein MKDIQLRRKEAKSILQAVCTLLNSGGGVVKAHIKNQNYSFTRDGMGLDLVNSLPGIMHLPHDYLDFMQHKDYFFVFVKPLKPNQKGPGITTLKTNLYRRINSISDEVKVANAVQLLKSRTDPEEKAESRPSSPGKIVCNETLNECLSLFNRDWLAYEETFCFTKSIHAEVKLTPKEKIFPKEKILELLPQTVSAFANTDGGFLFIGLDGKTQQIIGFEAEKSNLVLLESEIEKCIQQLPVTHFCGEKEKIKYTCKFIEVRKSGAVCAYVCALRVERFCCAVFAAEPESWHVEGGCVKRFTTEEWVKRQMDATAVMPGKVICCPEALYMKPFSQHEGYEHLVRTELGSLLKGTLVISKSWALDLGLQEKQEVIWDVLHISQGSLLTLYVFVQGDENLEGNSSLLGELGAELKGYYKQIALTLKQMLLNHCGYTAEIGIIVKITYLGHKTMCLYDTSTKIRYPQKYYLSAKAVKDLEKALVEILGSYESFYSLPRRNWDSFMSAFLNVGSYIVPVLRNV